In one window of Posidoniimonas corsicana DNA:
- a CDS encoding ABC transporter ATP-binding protein encodes MKYFLQALKEGGRLWPYLVGAFACSLLVAALWGANIAALFPLIETTLSGKSAQQWNLEALAEAERALAENSEQLAAVEVQLQQAPAAERPALRLQADKLGVEVEVNRASVASAEWVRDNVAAWLPNKPFETIAWVVALVFLGTLLRVALVLANAILVGWVSESIVRDIRSRVFNKALELDPASFQAYGISGVQAHITHTADMLAHGITSVFSGAVNEPLRIVSCLVGAMMISWRLTLASLLLAPLAACLIYWLNRQVRGLSTKMLDRSLGFYHIALDVLGSHQAVQSNTMEPFERDRFHASTGEMQKIALVARFYAALASPLTELLGIGMLCTGLLTSSYLVLNQETSIFGIPMTSAPLSVPAVTVFLGFLIGAADPLRKLSRVIAGINSGMAAANIIYPLLERDHWIRDPEGEPRQVGRIKTIEFRDAVFSYDGSTEVLRGVNLTIHDRDRIAIVGVNGSGKSTLVNLICRFYDVTGGDVLINGCTTRLFALADLRSRFAVVGQKAELFNESVMHNIRYGRWDATDEEVVAAARMARAHEFISEMPEGYQTVIGTDGRRLSGGQRQRLALARAFLRDAEVLILDEATSQIDVDSERQIHEALAEYGHDRTIVFITHRESTLSLATRVVRMESGRAVEVDMGTLHAA; translated from the coding sequence ATGAAGTACTTCCTGCAGGCTTTGAAAGAAGGCGGGCGGCTGTGGCCGTACCTAGTGGGGGCATTCGCCTGCTCGCTGCTGGTGGCCGCGCTGTGGGGCGCCAACATCGCGGCGCTCTTCCCCCTGATCGAGACCACCCTAAGCGGCAAGTCCGCCCAGCAGTGGAACCTGGAGGCTCTAGCCGAGGCCGAGCGGGCGTTGGCGGAGAACTCGGAGCAGCTCGCCGCTGTGGAAGTGCAGCTGCAGCAGGCGCCCGCCGCAGAACGCCCAGCGCTGCGCCTGCAGGCGGACAAGCTGGGGGTCGAGGTCGAGGTTAACCGCGCGTCGGTCGCGTCGGCCGAGTGGGTCCGCGACAACGTCGCGGCCTGGCTGCCAAACAAGCCCTTCGAAACCATTGCCTGGGTGGTCGCGTTGGTTTTCCTGGGCACGCTGCTCCGGGTGGCGCTGGTGCTGGCCAACGCGATCCTGGTGGGGTGGGTGTCCGAGAGCATCGTGCGGGACATCCGCAGCCGCGTGTTCAACAAGGCGCTGGAACTCGACCCGGCGAGCTTTCAGGCCTACGGGATCAGCGGCGTGCAGGCGCACATCACCCACACCGCCGACATGCTTGCGCACGGGATCACCAGCGTGTTCAGCGGCGCCGTGAACGAGCCATTGAGGATCGTGTCGTGCCTAGTGGGCGCGATGATGATCTCGTGGCGGCTGACGCTGGCGTCGCTGCTGCTGGCGCCGCTCGCCGCCTGCCTGATCTACTGGCTCAACCGTCAGGTGCGCGGCCTGTCGACGAAGATGCTCGACCGCTCGCTCGGTTTCTACCACATCGCGCTCGACGTGCTGGGGTCGCACCAAGCGGTCCAGTCGAACACGATGGAGCCCTTCGAGCGCGACCGGTTCCACGCTTCCACCGGCGAGATGCAGAAGATCGCGTTGGTCGCAAGGTTCTACGCGGCGCTCGCCAGCCCGCTGACCGAGCTGCTCGGGATCGGCATGCTGTGCACCGGCCTACTGACTTCTTCGTACCTGGTGCTCAACCAGGAGACCTCGATCTTCGGGATCCCGATGACCTCGGCGCCGCTTAGCGTCCCGGCGGTCACGGTCTTCCTGGGGTTCCTGATCGGCGCCGCGGACCCGCTTCGGAAGCTGTCCCGCGTTATCGCCGGCATCAACAGCGGCATGGCCGCCGCCAACATCATCTACCCGCTGCTAGAGCGGGACCACTGGATCCGCGACCCCGAGGGCGAGCCCCGGCAGGTGGGGCGGATCAAGACCATCGAGTTCCGCGACGCCGTGTTCAGCTACGACGGAAGCACCGAGGTGCTGCGGGGCGTGAACCTGACCATCCACGACCGCGACCGGATCGCCATCGTCGGGGTGAACGGGTCGGGCAAGAGCACGCTGGTGAACCTGATCTGCCGCTTCTACGACGTGACCGGCGGCGACGTGCTGATCAACGGCTGCACGACTAGGCTGTTCGCGCTGGCCGACCTGCGGTCACGGTTCGCGGTGGTCGGCCAGAAGGCGGAGCTGTTCAACGAGAGCGTGATGCACAACATCCGCTACGGGCGGTGGGACGCCACCGACGAGGAGGTCGTCGCCGCGGCCAGGATGGCGCGCGCCCACGAGTTCATCAGCGAGATGCCCGAGGGCTACCAGACCGTGATCGGCACCGACGGGCGCCGCCTGAGCGGCGGCCAGCGGCAGCGTCTGGCGCTCGCCCGCGCGTTCCTGCGGGACGCGGAGGTGCTGATCCTGGACGAGGCGACCAGCCAGATCGACGTGGACAGCGAGCGCCAGATCCACGAGGCGCTCGCCGAGTACGGGCATGACCGAACAATTGTTTTTATCACCCACCGTGAGAGCACGCTGTCGCTTGCCACGCGGGTGGTCCGGATGGAATCGGGCCGAGCGGTGGAGGTTGACATGGGCACGCTGCACGCGGCCTGA
- a CDS encoding glycosyltransferase family 2 protein, translating to MDTLHFESPSVEGLVSVVIPTRNGDAYIGAALDSIAAQQYDRWEVLVIEDGSHGETESIVRGFADAHPGHRVHFQRNSESRGAAYTRNRCFELAAGQFVAFLDCDDRWLPSHLHACVSALNDSGDDVAYSAAAMFEDGTDHMLGFWGPNHDEVNRFPHSLLGRSFVTPSATVVRRSVIEDVGAWRTDFRFCEDADFMLRAAKLAKRFRCVGGVHCLYRKSHQGATTQKIAGTIEEYATLSSWHLDMPGGSDRQARRAVAASYAVSAMMHAKNHTQADPSATRSRAAPLYLQAWRLRPGRIGYLLKAARYAATKGWSGNDNLPAPPRGVAPAASSVPPARAAA from the coding sequence GTGGACACGCTACACTTTGAGTCCCCGTCGGTTGAGGGGTTGGTGTCGGTTGTTATTCCGACCCGCAACGGCGACGCGTACATCGGTGCGGCGCTCGATTCGATCGCCGCGCAGCAGTACGACCGCTGGGAGGTGCTGGTGATCGAGGACGGCTCGCATGGCGAGACCGAGTCGATCGTGCGTGGGTTCGCCGACGCCCACCCGGGCCACCGCGTTCACTTCCAGCGAAACTCCGAGTCCCGCGGCGCCGCATACACCCGGAACCGGTGCTTCGAGCTCGCCGCCGGCCAGTTCGTGGCGTTCCTCGACTGCGACGACCGGTGGCTGCCCAGCCACCTGCACGCCTGCGTGTCGGCGCTCAACGACTCGGGCGACGACGTCGCGTACTCGGCCGCCGCGATGTTCGAGGACGGCACCGACCACATGCTGGGCTTCTGGGGCCCCAATCACGACGAGGTCAACCGGTTCCCGCACTCGCTGCTGGGACGCAGCTTCGTGACCCCCTCGGCTACCGTGGTGCGGAGGAGCGTGATCGAGGACGTGGGGGCGTGGCGCACCGACTTCCGCTTCTGCGAGGACGCGGACTTCATGCTCCGCGCGGCCAAGCTCGCCAAGCGTTTCCGCTGCGTGGGCGGCGTGCACTGCCTGTACCGCAAGAGCCACCAGGGCGCCACAACCCAAAAGATCGCCGGCACCATCGAGGAGTACGCGACACTCTCCAGCTGGCACCTCGACATGCCCGGCGGCAGCGACCGGCAGGCCCGCCGCGCCGTGGCCGCGTCGTACGCGGTGTCCGCGATGATGCACGCCAAGAACCACACTCAGGCGGACCCCTCGGCCACCCGCTCGCGGGCGGCGCCGCTGTACCTGCAGGCCTGGCGTCTGCGGCCCGGGCGTATCGGTTACCTGCTGAAGGCTGCGCGCTACGCCGCGACCAAGGGGTGGTCCGGCAACGACAACCTGCCCGCCCCACCGCGGGGCGTCGCGCCAGCCGCCTCATCTGTTCCGCCCGCCAGGGCCGCCGCGTGA
- a CDS encoding glycosyltransferase family 8 protein, which produces MLSATNNEVVAATGADEGYALPLAVTVRSAIDSLSADARLRLFIIDGGLSPETRDRLEASWQDPRVCIEWVDPDIGAVEHLPVSDHVSTTCYLRLMLPECLPGDIGKLIYFDADMLIRRDLTELYAEPLGDDLALAVQEMTAPWIDSELATADYPRRHPYLSAARPVANYRELGLRPEAMYFNSGLLVIDAARWRREDVGGRVFDCLEANRDHVLWWDQYGLNVVLSDQWRALDPRWNQTAGAFAYPSWRESPLGEEAFRNLRRDPWIVHYCSPTKPWHYFCDHPFRKDFYRAVRRTEWRDWRPERPEGVLPLGYEFYRQKLQREFKRVRASTIGRLRRAA; this is translated from the coding sequence ATGCTCAGCGCTACCAACAACGAAGTGGTCGCCGCCACCGGCGCCGACGAGGGCTACGCCCTGCCGCTGGCCGTCACGGTGCGGTCGGCGATCGACTCGCTCAGCGCCGACGCGCGGCTGCGTCTGTTTATTATCGACGGCGGCCTTTCCCCGGAAACCCGCGACCGCCTGGAGGCGTCATGGCAAGACCCACGCGTCTGCATTGAGTGGGTCGACCCGGACATCGGCGCAGTAGAGCACCTCCCGGTCAGCGATCATGTGAGCACGACCTGCTACCTCCGCCTCATGCTCCCCGAGTGCCTGCCTGGGGACATTGGCAAGCTGATCTACTTCGACGCGGACATGCTTATCCGCCGCGACCTGACAGAGCTGTACGCGGAGCCACTGGGGGACGACCTGGCGCTCGCCGTGCAGGAGATGACGGCCCCCTGGATCGACAGCGAGCTCGCTACCGCCGACTATCCCCGCCGCCACCCCTACCTGTCGGCGGCGCGGCCGGTCGCCAATTACCGCGAGCTAGGCCTGCGGCCCGAGGCGATGTATTTTAATTCGGGCCTGCTGGTGATCGACGCCGCCCGCTGGCGGCGCGAGGACGTTGGCGGCCGGGTGTTCGACTGCCTGGAGGCGAACCGCGACCATGTGCTGTGGTGGGACCAGTACGGATTGAACGTGGTGCTGTCCGACCAGTGGCGGGCGCTCGACCCCCGCTGGAACCAGACCGCCGGTGCCTTCGCCTACCCCTCCTGGCGGGAGAGCCCGCTGGGTGAGGAAGCGTTCCGCAACCTGCGTCGCGACCCGTGGATCGTGCACTACTGCTCGCCCACGAAGCCGTGGCACTACTTCTGCGACCACCCTTTCCGCAAGGACTTCTACCGCGCGGTCCGACGCACCGAGTGGCGCGACTGGCGCCCCGAGCGGCCCGAGGGCGTGCTGCCGCTCGGGTACGAGTTCTACCGCCAGAAGCTCCAACGCGAGTTCAAACGGGTGCGGGCGTCGACGATCGGCCGGCTGCGCCGCGCCGCGTGA
- a CDS encoding AAA family ATPase: MTQMYDPASVSNSAPHTLSEDDVQGVDHLREAYSRLREELGRVIVGQRDVIELLAVCLFARGHSLLMGVPGLAKTLLVSKLAETMSLRFSRIQFTPDLMPMDITGTDILQDTGDGRRTFEFVHGPVFANVVLADEINRAPPKTQAAMLEAMQEGRVTAVGKTFTLDAPFLVLATQNPVEQEGTYPLPEAQLDRFMFLIELDYPSSEQEEIDIARSTTGDALPTLDHLMDAAEIIRHQDLVRRIPVPDHIYTYAARLVRRTRPNHPDAPEWLKPLVAWGAGPRAVQNLILGAKARAALNGSYMVRLEDVEEVAAPVLTHRVITTFAAQAEGLDAKSVVRRLVEEADTDR; the protein is encoded by the coding sequence ATGACTCAGATGTACGATCCGGCCTCGGTGAGCAACTCCGCTCCGCACACGCTGAGCGAGGACGACGTCCAGGGCGTCGACCACCTGCGCGAAGCCTACAGCCGCCTGCGCGAGGAGCTGGGCAGGGTGATCGTTGGCCAGCGTGACGTGATCGAGCTCTTGGCGGTCTGCCTGTTCGCCCGCGGGCACTCACTGTTGATGGGCGTGCCGGGCTTGGCCAAGACGCTCCTGGTCAGCAAGCTCGCGGAGACCATGTCGCTCCGCTTCAGCCGCATCCAGTTCACGCCCGACCTGATGCCGATGGACATCACCGGCACGGACATCCTGCAGGACACGGGCGACGGCCGCCGCACCTTCGAATTCGTGCACGGTCCGGTGTTCGCCAATGTTGTGTTGGCCGACGAGATCAACCGCGCCCCGCCGAAGACGCAGGCCGCCATGCTCGAGGCGATGCAGGAGGGACGCGTCACCGCGGTCGGCAAGACCTTCACCCTCGACGCCCCGTTCTTGGTGCTGGCCACTCAGAACCCGGTCGAGCAGGAGGGCACCTACCCGTTGCCCGAGGCGCAGCTCGACCGGTTCATGTTCCTGATCGAGCTCGACTACCCGTCCAGCGAGCAGGAAGAGATCGATATCGCGCGCAGCACCACCGGCGACGCGCTCCCGACGCTGGACCACCTGATGGACGCCGCTGAGATCATCCGTCACCAAGATCTGGTGCGGCGGATCCCAGTGCCCGACCACATCTACACCTATGCCGCGCGGCTAGTGCGGCGGACGCGTCCCAACCACCCCGACGCGCCCGAGTGGTTGAAGCCGCTGGTCGCCTGGGGCGCCGGCCCCCGCGCGGTGCAGAACCTGATCCTCGGCGCCAAGGCACGGGCCGCCCTGAACGGCAGCTACATGGTGCGGCTGGAGGACGTGGAGGAGGTGGCCGCGCCCGTGCTGACGCACCGCGTCATCACCACGTTTGCGGCCCAGGCCGAGGGGCTCGACGCCAAGAGCGTCGTCCGCCGGCTCGTTGAGGAAGCCGACACCGACCGATAG
- a CDS encoding DUF58 domain-containing protein yields MPADDQSRSFLEPAVLARLAGVPLMARRAMQGNVSGKHRSPHRGASVEFAEYRKYVPGDDLRRLHWRALGRTGREYVKEFEADTNLRCCLVVDTSGSMRFGSHQNGGLSKIDYARRLAGTLGYLAVQQGDAVGLSCVSDKVVTDVPARRNPAHLRHVFDTLEQIRPAGGTRLVPVLHELAETIRQRALVVVISDLFVEPGELRECFEHLRFRNHDLAVFHLLDQQELDFDFNRPMRFVDMEGGTSILAEPTEIADRYHKALTAYLTGLKTTVLETGVDYHAVRVDQPYEQALMRFLVQRTQRAGAR; encoded by the coding sequence ATGCCCGCCGACGACCAATCGCGATCGTTCCTGGAGCCCGCCGTGCTGGCGCGGCTGGCGGGCGTGCCGCTCATGGCCCGCCGCGCGATGCAGGGGAATGTCTCCGGCAAGCACCGCAGCCCCCACCGCGGTGCGAGCGTCGAGTTCGCCGAGTACCGCAAGTACGTCCCCGGCGACGACCTCCGCCGGCTGCACTGGCGCGCGCTGGGGCGGACCGGCAGGGAGTACGTCAAGGAGTTTGAGGCCGACACCAACCTCCGCTGCTGCCTGGTGGTCGACACCAGCGGGTCGATGCGGTTCGGGTCGCACCAGAACGGCGGGCTCAGCAAGATTGACTACGCCCGCCGGCTGGCCGGGACGCTCGGCTACCTGGCAGTTCAGCAGGGCGACGCGGTCGGCCTGAGCTGCGTGTCGGACAAGGTGGTGACCGACGTGCCCGCCCGCCGCAACCCGGCGCACCTGCGGCACGTGTTCGACACGCTGGAGCAGATCCGCCCCGCCGGCGGAACCAGGCTCGTGCCCGTGCTGCACGAGCTGGCCGAGACCATCCGCCAGCGGGCGCTGGTGGTGGTGATCTCCGACCTGTTTGTCGAGCCGGGCGAGCTGCGCGAGTGCTTCGAGCACCTGCGGTTCCGCAACCACGACCTCGCCGTGTTCCACCTGCTGGACCAGCAGGAGCTGGACTTCGACTTCAATCGGCCGATGCGGTTTGTCGACATGGAGGGCGGGACCAGCATCCTGGCGGAGCCGACCGAGATCGCCGACCGCTACCACAAGGCGCTCACCGCCTACCTGACCGGGCTCAAGACCACCGTGCTCGAAACGGGCGTCGACTACCACGCCGTGCGCGTCGACCAGCCGTACGAGCAGGCGTTGATGCGGTTCCTGGTGCAACGCACGCAGAGGGCCGGCGCCAGATGA
- a CDS encoding BatA domain-containing protein yields the protein MSFLQPWLLWALPIAGLPILIHLVNQRRYRTVEWGAMQFLLSANQMSRGFARIRQWLIMAMRVLAIVGLIVAISRPLASGWLALTAGGKADTTVVLLDRSPSMQAQTNGVSKLDSARRQLADALGTLGSNRWVLIDSATAAPQELESPVALLESPDATGVSSSADLPAMMQTLYDYIKTNNPGRTEVWIASDLSENDWQRDNGRWASLRDALVEFPQEVRFHLLNYADDSTANAAAANLAVRVTDARRVEAAGGAELLLSAVVTRDASGTGELPPVSLPLQFEIDGARTQMQIELVGANFELKDHRIPLAGDTQRGWGRVSLPADANPADDSAYFVFDEPPVRRTVVVADNADEVRPLTLAASISPNAALAEAEVFPPDSLQTLAWEELALVVWAAEIPTGKTAAQLTRFVQRGGQLVLLPPTDPAGEQLFGVRWQAWRQPPQPLTPDNWRGDHDLLANTQSGAALPVGRWKVARYCSLEGECSTLASLPGGAPLLARAPTDAGGVYFLATSTAPTDSTLAADGVVLYVAMQRAIAEGLRVLGDTRSQPAGPALPAAGEDWRRVAGDASPAGEEVLSTAYRHHQGVYAAGDKLTAINRPLAEDHPVPLAEGDVERLFAGLDFDQVDTQPGGDNQLVHEIWRLFLGAMMLALTIEAGLCLPRVTKPSSQFVSAVKAPPTAAKPALEEVA from the coding sequence ATGAGCTTCCTCCAGCCATGGCTGCTGTGGGCCCTGCCGATCGCCGGCCTGCCGATCCTGATCCACCTGGTGAACCAGCGTCGGTACCGCACGGTGGAGTGGGGCGCGATGCAGTTCCTGCTGTCGGCCAACCAGATGTCGCGCGGCTTCGCCCGCATCCGGCAGTGGCTGATCATGGCGATGCGGGTGCTGGCGATCGTGGGTCTGATCGTGGCCATCAGCCGCCCGCTGGCCAGCGGCTGGCTGGCGCTGACCGCCGGCGGCAAGGCGGACACCACGGTGGTGCTGCTGGACCGGTCGCCCAGCATGCAGGCGCAGACCAACGGGGTCTCGAAGCTCGACTCGGCCCGCCGCCAGCTGGCCGACGCGCTCGGCACGCTGGGCTCCAACCGCTGGGTGCTGATCGACAGCGCGACCGCGGCTCCACAAGAGCTCGAGTCACCGGTGGCGTTGCTCGAGTCGCCCGACGCGACCGGCGTCAGTTCATCGGCCGACCTGCCGGCCATGATGCAGACGCTCTACGATTACATCAAAACCAACAACCCGGGCCGCACCGAAGTGTGGATCGCGTCGGACCTCAGTGAGAACGACTGGCAACGGGACAACGGGCGGTGGGCATCCTTGCGAGACGCGTTGGTCGAGTTCCCTCAGGAGGTGCGGTTCCACCTGCTGAACTACGCCGACGACTCGACCGCCAACGCCGCCGCGGCGAACCTAGCGGTCCGCGTCACCGACGCCCGACGCGTCGAGGCCGCCGGCGGCGCCGAGCTGCTGCTGTCGGCGGTCGTCACCCGTGACGCGTCGGGGACCGGCGAGCTGCCGCCGGTCAGCCTGCCGCTGCAGTTCGAGATCGACGGCGCCCGCACCCAGATGCAGATCGAGCTGGTCGGCGCCAACTTCGAGCTCAAGGACCACCGCATCCCGCTGGCCGGCGACACGCAGCGCGGTTGGGGACGCGTGAGCCTGCCGGCCGACGCCAACCCGGCCGACGACAGCGCGTACTTCGTGTTCGACGAGCCGCCCGTCCGCCGCACGGTAGTGGTGGCCGACAACGCCGACGAGGTGCGTCCGCTGACGCTGGCGGCATCGATCTCCCCCAACGCGGCCCTGGCCGAGGCCGAGGTCTTCCCGCCGGACTCCCTGCAGACGCTCGCCTGGGAGGAGCTGGCGCTGGTGGTCTGGGCGGCGGAGATCCCAACCGGCAAGACCGCCGCCCAGCTCACCCGCTTCGTCCAGCGCGGCGGCCAGCTCGTGCTGCTGCCGCCAACCGACCCAGCGGGCGAGCAGCTATTCGGCGTGCGGTGGCAGGCCTGGCGCCAGCCGCCCCAGCCGCTGACGCCCGACAACTGGCGGGGCGATCACGACCTGCTCGCCAACACCCAGAGCGGCGCCGCCCTGCCGGTCGGACGCTGGAAGGTGGCGCGGTACTGCTCGCTCGAGGGCGAGTGCAGCACACTGGCGAGCCTTCCGGGCGGCGCGCCACTGCTGGCGCGGGCGCCCACGGATGCGGGCGGCGTCTATTTCCTGGCGACCTCCACCGCGCCGACGGACTCCACGCTCGCCGCCGATGGCGTGGTGCTGTACGTGGCGATGCAGCGGGCCATCGCCGAGGGGCTCCGCGTGCTCGGCGACACCCGCAGCCAGCCGGCCGGCCCCGCCCTGCCCGCCGCGGGCGAGGACTGGCGCCGCGTGGCGGGCGACGCATCGCCTGCCGGCGAGGAGGTCCTCTCAACCGCCTACCGCCACCACCAGGGCGTCTACGCCGCGGGCGACAAGCTGACCGCCATCAACCGGCCGCTCGCGGAGGACCACCCGGTCCCGCTCGCCGAGGGCGATGTTGAGCGGCTGTTTGCCGGGCTAGACTTCGACCAGGTCGACACGCAACCGGGCGGCGACAACCAGCTGGTGCACGAGATCTGGCGGCTGTTCCTGGGCGCGATGATGTTGGCCCTGACCATCGAGGCCGGGCTCTGCCTGCCGCGGGTCACGAAGCCGAGCTCGCAGTTCGTGTCCGCGGTCAAGGCGCCGCCAACCGCCGCCAAGCCGGCGCTGGAGGAGGTCGCATGA
- a CDS encoding squalene--hopene cyclase → MNVPRINPRLAWQWCVAAALAVCTAPAFSQPPLAMHGEAVPRDVREMYDRGLQYLAGVQTEQGGWGGSYQGAGTTGMAVMAMLASGEDPNFGVYSGHLRRALRSMIQQQDANTGYFGGSMYHHGFAMLGLAEAYGAVDDRDLWPAGGGEKRSIGAALELAVRGALTSQQGNPTSAWRYSPQANDADTSVSGAVLMGLLAARNAGIEVPDKAVNSAIEYFSNMTSENGMVGYSGGFGSGFDESLARISIATLVYSVARRKDLPEYDATLKHLKQNLEKTGAGHYQQYTDYYEAQALFQGDIEAWEKWNKLLVRRLKDSQRDDGAFPGQLGPETSTQLSLLALALNYRFLPIYER, encoded by the coding sequence ATGAACGTTCCGCGAATCAACCCACGCCTCGCGTGGCAGTGGTGCGTCGCGGCGGCGCTCGCCGTGTGCACTGCGCCGGCATTCTCGCAGCCGCCGCTGGCCATGCACGGCGAGGCCGTGCCGCGCGACGTCCGCGAGATGTACGACCGGGGCCTGCAGTACCTGGCCGGCGTGCAGACCGAGCAGGGGGGCTGGGGAGGCAGCTACCAGGGCGCCGGCACGACCGGCATGGCAGTGATGGCGATGCTGGCCTCGGGCGAGGACCCGAACTTCGGCGTGTACAGCGGGCACCTCCGCCGCGCGCTGCGCAGCATGATCCAGCAGCAGGACGCCAACACCGGCTACTTCGGCGGCAGCATGTACCACCACGGCTTCGCCATGCTCGGCCTGGCCGAGGCCTACGGCGCCGTCGACGACCGCGACCTCTGGCCCGCCGGCGGCGGCGAGAAGCGATCGATCGGCGCCGCGCTGGAGCTGGCGGTGCGCGGCGCGCTGACCTCGCAGCAGGGCAACCCAACCTCCGCCTGGCGGTACTCTCCCCAGGCCAACGACGCCGACACCTCCGTCAGCGGCGCCGTGCTGATGGGGCTGCTGGCCGCGCGGAACGCCGGCATCGAGGTGCCCGACAAGGCCGTCAACAGCGCCATCGAGTACTTCTCGAACATGACCAGCGAGAACGGCATGGTGGGCTACTCGGGAGGGTTCGGCTCCGGGTTCGACGAGTCGCTCGCCCGGATCTCAATCGCCACGCTGGTGTACTCGGTCGCGCGGCGCAAGGACCTGCCGGAGTACGACGCCACGCTCAAGCACCTCAAGCAGAACCTCGAGAAGACCGGCGCCGGCCACTACCAGCAGTACACCGACTACTACGAGGCCCAGGCGCTCTTCCAGGGCGACATCGAGGCCTGGGAGAAGTGGAACAAGCTGCTGGTGCGGCGGCTCAAGGACTCGCAGCGGGACGACGGCGCCTTCCCCGGGCAGCTCGGCCCGGAGACCAGCACCCAGCTGTCGCTCTTGGCTTTGGCGCTCAACTACCGGTTCCTCCCCATCTACGAGCGGTGA